The Paraburkholderia sp. FT54 genome contains the following window.
TGCTCCTTGAATGACTGACATTACTGCACGGGTTACTGGACAGTGATGGCCCGCGGCTTCGATGCTTCGCGCTTGCCGACGGTAATCGACAGGCAGCCGTTGGTGTAATGCGCCTGCACCTTGTCGGGGTCCGCATTCTGTGGCAGTTCGATCACGCGCCGGAAACTGCCGGTGAAGCGCTCCTGCGCATAGGTGCGGGTGTCGCCGCGGGTTTGGTCATCGCTCCCGGCCTGGGCGGCCTTGCGCTCACCGCTGATGGTCAGCAGGCCCTTGTCGATCGACAGGTCGAGATCGGCCAGCTTGAGACCGGGCGCGAACGCGACGATTTCGATCGAGTCGTCGGTCGTACCGATATTGACCTGCGGGAAGGCCCCGAAACGGCCCGAGCGGATGCTGGACGGAAAACCGCCGAACAGGCTGTCCATCTGCCGCTGCAGACGGTCAAACTCACTGAACAGGTCGGTTCCGGAAAAGAGATCACTCATCGTATCCTCCTTCGATGCAGCGAGGAGGCGAACGGGCCTACGCGCTCCAGTCCGCCTGCCAGGCCGCTGGCAAACAAATCGAAACACGCAGCGCACCGGATGGGACCGGCACGTCTGCCTGAGCGATATCCAAGATAGGACCTCTGGCGAAAATTTCAAGGGATGGTGATGGAATTCCGGTCTTGAAAATCGCCTGCCAGATCCTATTATCGCGGTGCATTGCGACGACAACAGGATGACACCATGGAATTCGATTCGGACTGGCTCACGCTTGGCAGACACCGCGTCCGGCTGCGCTCGAGCCGAGGCTTTCCGACAGAGTTGATGCGTAGCGTGGCGGAGGTCGTACGGCTCGCGATCGACAATAACATGAGTGCCCGCGCGCGGCTGGTCGAGATCGTCTTCCAGCACGAACAGGCCTACGATATCGCGGTGGGCACGACGCTTACCGAAGACCGCGTTTGTGCGCCGCAACTGGAAGCGGCGATCGCGGTGGTGCTCGGCCTGCTGCCGCAACAGGTAAACATCACGGTCACAACCGTGAGCCAGGACGAAGTTGACCTGCATTTCGGGGTCTATGAACGCATGCTCGCCGAGAAGCTCGGCGTGGTGCCACCGATCCAGTGATCGTCGGGTGACCGCTTCAATCCCGAGATAGGGCACAGCGACGGGCAACCCGAAGGCCTGCCGCGTGCCCGTTCGGAGCGACCCGGATCATCGACCGGGACGGGGACGGGAGAGCGAACAGGGAGCCTCATGATGAAAGACCTGTCAGGCGCACGGGTCGCGCCAGCCGCACTGATTGCCGGTTCATGCCTGCCATGGCGGTACCTTCCGGGCCCCCCTGAAAACGTTGCCCCTGCAGCAGGACATCTGGATCGGCGGCACGATACAGCAAGGCAACGGACAATACGCGCCGGGTGACTACACCACCCTGCTGCTGGACCGCCCGGCGGCCTCGCCTTGCGACCAGAAGGTCGTGACCGACATCCTGCTCGGCAACGTCGGCGCCACGGACCCGAAACTCCTGCTACCTTATCTGGGACAGCATGTCGCCGTCAGGGGACGCGTCATCGGTCCGGATTCCGGAATCCGCTTTACACCGACGCCGGACTTCGTGTTTCCGGCCTACTGACGGCGGCAGCCGCGGGACGGCCAGACCGGTCACCGGAGGTGGGATGTGACGGGCGTTCCGCGCCGCGTCAGCCCGCGCCGACCTGACGCAAGGCCGGTGGCTTTGCTGCCTGGGCGAGTGCGCTATAGATATTCAGGTAGTGCTGCGCCATGGTCATCGAGGTAAAGCGGCGCAGGAAAGCCGCACGAATTTCTGTGCGGGAAAGCGCGTCGAGCCGCGTCACGGCGTCGACGGCTCCTGGCACATCATCGACAATGTAGCCCGTCACCCCGTGGGCAATCACCTCCGGCACTGAGCCCCGGTTGAACGCAATCACGGGCGTGCCACAGGCCATTGCTTCGATCATCACCAGGCCGAACGGCTCGGACCAGTCGATGGGGAACAGTAGCGCCCGCGCGCCCGAGAGAAATCCGGCTTTCTGCGCGTCATTGATCTCGCCGATGAATTCGACATGCGGGCGAGACAGCAGCGGCTGGATCACGGTCGCAAAGTAGGCTTCATCGGCCCGGTCCACCTTCGCGGCAATCTTCAGGGGCAGACCGGTGCCCGCAGCGATCTCGATGGCGAGGTCGACGCGTTTTTCGGCACAGATCCGGCCGAGGAAAGCCAGATATGCAGGTTGCGTTGGCACTTGCGGCGTCAGCAGATCCTCCGGCAGGCCGTGATAGATCGTGTCGAGCCAGTTCGCGTCGGGCAACGGCATCCGCTGCGAATTGGAAATCGACACGACGGGCGCCTGCGGGAACATGTCGAACACCGGTTGCAGTTCCGGCAGATCGAGCCGACCGTGCAGGGTGGTCAAGAACGGCACGCCGAGGTGTGAAAACGTCGGAAACGGCAGACAGCTCAGATGGAAGTGCAGGACGTCAAACGTATGGGCCACACGCCGGACCTTCTCGAGCAACACCAGGTGCGGGGCGAACGGGTCGCCAATTCCCGGATCGAGCCGCAGCGAGTGCGGCCATGCCGGCTCGAGGCGCGCGCCTGTCTGCGAATCCCCGCTTGCGAACAGCGTCACATCGTGTCCGAGGCCGACGAGCGCCTCGGTGAGATAGGACACCACGCGCTCCGTACCACCATACAGCTTTGGCGGAACCGCTTCGTGCAACGGGGCGATCTGCGCGATACGCATCAGGCGTTCTCCATTCAGACGCTTCGCGCAGACCGGCTGCTAACTGAAGCGCGGCGCAACCACGCCCCAGACAGGTTTTCTGGTCGTGTCCCTGACTGCTTCCCTGACGTCGCCGGCCTTCTTGCGTGTTTCACCGGCCGCCTGCTGGACCTCTCCCCTGACTTCCTGATTGCGGTCGCCCGTAGCGCGGCCGATGGTCTCATTCACCTTGCCTTTGACCTTCTGCGCCACACCCTCTACCTGATCCCTGTTCATGGCCGGCCTCCACTGCAGAACCGGTTCGTCGATGGATTCGGCCGTCCGTCGCCGGGCAGGCTCAGGGTTCGAGCAAACTGCGTTCCTGACTGTCCCGGTGCCGAAGCGCGCCCTGTCGGTGGCGCAATGAGCAAACAGCGATTGCCTTGTCGCTGCCATGAGGCGCCAGTATGGAATGATGGGAGCGCGGATACAGAGAAGATCGCTTTTGTCACGCCTAACGAACACAACTGCAGCCGCCTTGCTTCAGTGCATTACGTGTCAGATACAGGGCGAGGTTGATATGAAGTACGCAATCACCGTTTGCGCCGTTCTGCTCCTCACCGCGTCTGCCACGGACATGCCGTGGGCCCCGGGGACGGCGCAGCCGATCACTGCGAGCCCGGCCGATGTCGTCCAGGTGGCGTCCGGTTACTGGGCCTCCAAAGTCATCGGCTCGCCCGTCTACAACGAAAGCCGGGACGCGATCGGCACGATTAACGACCTGATTGTGAGTCCGAAGGATAACGTGACGTACGCGATCCTGTCGGTCGGCGGCTTTCCCGGCCTCGGTACCCATCTGATCGCGGTGCCCTTTGTCAGGCTGCAGGTCGCCGGCACAGAGATGCGTCTGCCAGGCGCGACCCGGGATTCCCTGAAGGCGTTACCGGAATTCAGATACGCCTCGCCCTGATCGCGCCCGTCGCGCTGCGCGACGTTGACCCGCATATGGCGGGACCTGAAGACCGGATGCGAGCGCGATCCGGGCCGCGGCATACCGCGTGGCGCTCAGATCTTCAGGCGTGTGACCTTGGTGCCTTCCAGTGAGACACCGGCCATCAGGCCGGCATTGGTCAGCACGAAGGCCTCGACCGGCGCGGTCGCGGTTGACGTATCGATATTGCCGTTCGCCCCGACCTTGACGACGGCGACCGTCGCGTCAACCCCCGCTGCCCAGCCTTCGCTGTTGCGGAACCGGTCCAGCGCATCCTGCGTCATGAACAGGAAAATGATCGCCTTGGACTGCGCGCCGATCTGCAGCCCAAACGAGCCGCCGGCCGTGCTGTAGTAGCCCGCCGTCTGGTCGCCGACGCGCAATGCACCTTCGCCGTACTGGCCGCCAATCCAGAAGCCGGCCTGGATTACCGACGGGAAGACCAGCACCCCGCGGGCTTTCGCGACGAGTTCTCGCGACCCATTGGCCGTGGAATACAGGCGCGCCAGCGTTGAATCGACATCGGCATTGATGGACTGACGTTTCCCAGCGTTTCCAGCGCTACTGGACGCAGACTTCTGGGAGGTCGTCGTGCACCCTGCAAGCCCGAACGTGCCCGCAGCGAGCGCCGCACCGGTGGCCAGAATGAAGTGTCTCCTGCGCATGATTTTTCTCCCTGCTTCAAGATGTGGATGCAGTGCCGGTTTCAGGGCGTCTGCCGTACTTCAATACCTGGCCCGTCAGGCATCTCAACCGACGCAGCGCGCGTGGCGGGTTATCCGCGCGCCCCGCACAACCGTGTGACGGTTATGAGAAGAAGTTGCATCGGTAGCGGCTTCTGAAGGCAGACGTCCCATCCGTTGCCGTGCTTCTGCGGGAGCGGCGCAGACGTATGGACAAAAATCGGCGCCCGCGCCAGCTAGGGATCGGCCCGCATCTGGCGGCACAATTCCGCTCCATCCATCAGGGGCATCATCCAGTCGGTAATGACGAGATGCGGCACGCGTTGCCTCATAAGTTCAAGTGCCCGGCCCCATTCGCAGCGCACCGCACGGCGTGTCTTTCCCCACTCAGTATGAGACGCCACACGGGGAGGAGGTCAGGCTCATATCGACGAGCAGGAGTACATCCAGGACCACCTTCGCCTTATGCTTTCTGTCACCTCGTACTACCGCCGAGCAAAACGTGTTCCCGGCGGGAGCCCCTCACGGGAGGCATGACGCCCGGTGATTACGCCGGAGGTGCCCGGCAGCGGCGTCCTACGCCGAAGGAAAGACGTGACGTCACCCGCCAGGTGCTGCACTGCCAGTCTGACACGACCCGTAGCTCAGGTCCTCGTGGCGATGTTCACCACGGTTTCGCCGACCGCCCATCCGCTGTCACGGATGCCGATTGCCCGGGGATCATGTCTGCACGATGCACGACGGCAGCGCGAGATATCAGGAACCGCCTCACCCAGGTCGCCGGGATAAAAGCCCTTGCCCGATCGACATTCTGTCGATCCGTTGCGGGGTAGCAGATCGTTCCGCCCGGTTGAATAACTGCACCGGGCGTAAGTTGGGCAGGCTCGAGGCGCCGCTGCCGATGATATGGAAACCCGCTGCCTCTGACGCGATAAGGTGGTCGGGGCCAATGCGGCGTGGCACCGGCCGCCGTACGACTTCGGAGCATATGATGGCTCAGCGTGGCTTTCGCTCTACCTCAGGCAGATGGTCGCGACCAGCACGGAAAGCGTCCGATGGCGCAGACGTAATTGTGGAAAAATTCCTGCTCGTCCAGAAACGGAGGCAAGGTTCGCGCTCGAGGCCTTGCCGAGCGCGGCGGTCTGGAAACTCCTGGAAGATGGAACAACGGCAGATTCCAGCTGCGCGAGTGCTCCTCGCGGCAGGCGAGAAGCACTGACTGACGCGGGAACCGCTTCTCGGCCCCACTGCATCGCCGCGAATGCCTTAACGGCTATTTTTGTCCGCCCGTCCGCCTATCGTTGTCGTGTGCCCTTCGTCCATGGCGCGGGTCGCCTTCGGTCATATGTTTCAGAGTTCGGGCGTGACACTTGCTGCGATCACGAGTGGGTATGCGGGATCGACTGCCCCGGTCGTGCGGCGTTGTGGTTTGCCGCCCATCGAACCGATCCTCGGGAGACTCACATGGATCGGACCGAAGATACCGTCAATGCCGGCAGCGGCTATCCCTGCTTCGAGTCCCGGTTGCTGCGCGTGTCGCTCATACTGCTTGCGCTCGCGTGTGTGTCATGCGGCGGTGGCGGCGGCACGACAGTCGGTGCGGGAACAACCGGGGGAGGTGGCGCCGGAGGTGCAGGAAGTGCCGGTGGTGGCGCTGGAGGTTCTGGAGGCGGAGGCTCCGGTACCGGCAGCAGTTCCGGGCATGCCGCGGCATCGACCGACGTACTGACCTACCACAATGACATGGCGCGCACGGGCCAATACCTTGTTGAAACTTCCCTCACGCCGGCCAACGTCAACGCGTCAGGCTTCGGCAAGATCGCAGTTCTGCCAGCGGACGGCAAGGTCGATGCGCAGCCGCTGTACGTCAGCAACCTCAGCATCGGCGGGGTGGCCCACAATGTCGTCTATGTCGTCACGGAACATGGCAGTGTCTACGCGTTCGACGCAGACACCAGCGCGCAGCTATGGCAACGCTCGCTGCTCGGCGCCGGCGAAACGACGAGCGACGACCGGCACTGCGGTCAGATCACGCCGGAGATCGGCATTACCGCCACGCCCGTCATCGATCGGGCCCGCGGTGCGAACGGCGTGCTCTACGCGGTCGCCATGAGCAAGGATGCGGGCGGCGGGATCCACCAGCGGCTGCACGCGGTCGATCTTGCGACGGGCGCCGAGGTGCTGGGCGGCCCGACGGAGATCGCGGCGACCTATCCCGGCAGCGGCGTGAACAGCAGCAACGGCGTCACCGTTTTCGACCCGCAGCAGTACGCAGAGCGGCAGGCACTCGCTCTCGTCAATGGCAACGTCTATCTCGGCTGGACTTCGCACTGTGATCAAGGTACTTATGGCGGCTGGGTGATGGCCTACGACGCCCAGACGCTGACGCAGACGGGCGCACTGAGCCTGACGCCTAATGGCAGCGAAGGCTCTATCTGGATGAGCGGTGCCGGAATGGCGTCGGACGGCGCATCGCTCTACCTGCTCGACGCAAACGGCACCTTCGATCCGACGCTGAACCCGCAAGGCTTTCCGGCGAACGGCGACTATGGTAACGCGTTCCTCAGGCTGTCGATCTCGCCGCGGCTTGCGGTGGCCGACTACTTCGAGACCTTCGACACGATTGCCCAGTCCGCACAGGATGCGGACCTCGGTTCCGGTGGCGCACTGGTGCTGCCCGACCTGACCGATGCGAGCGGCACGATCCGCCATCTGGCGCTGGGTGCCGGCAAGGACTCGAAAATCTACGTGGTCAACCGCGATGCGATGGGCAAGTTCAACACCAGTGCGAACCTGATCTGGCAGGAAGTCGATGGCCAGTTGCCTGGGGGCGTCTTCGGCATGCCGGCGTTCTACAACAATGTCGTGTACTTCGGCGCGGTCGGCGACAATCTCAAGGCCTTTCCCCTGAGCGCGGCACGACTCGCGACGACGCCGTCGTCTCACAGCCCCGGCACGTTTCCCTATCCGGGCGCGACGCCGAGCATCTCGGCCAGCGGCGCGACGAACGGGATTGTGTGGGCGGCGGAGAACGGCACCACGGGCGGGCTGCATGCCTTCGATGCGGGCGATCTCGGTCGGGAGCTGTACGACAGTACCCGCTCCGGTGCGCGCGACGCGTTCGGCGCAGGCAACAAGTTCATCACGCCGATGATCGCGCACGGTCACGTGTATGTCGGCGCGACGAATGGCGTCGCGGTATTCGGACTGCTGCACTGAAACCGGAGGATTGCCGTCACGGGGGTTTGGGATCATGGCGCCCGTTGAGCCGTCCGGCTACACGCACCTGGCGGTGACCAGTGGCGAGAGCCTTGGAGCTTGATCGCCGGTCCGCGAACACGTGGGATGCCTGCTGCACTTTATGTACTGATGCCGCGCCCGAAGCGTCGCCATCCTGTCCTCCGCATCCAGAGCCATGGTGGACTTGTGGCCCCCCTTGCCGCCAGCGCCGTTCTTGCCTGTCGGCGCCGTCAGCGCTTCGGCCCAGCCCGTGCCGAGAAACGACGATTCCCGAGCTGCCCGCAGTGCGTGCAACGACGCACTGTGGCTGCATACATTGCACGCCGCGTTGTCGAGAGCAGCCGACAGCGTTAGGAGATGAAATGGCGGGCGGGAAGTGACATTCGCAGCAGGAACCAGACGCTGACGGCAACGCGGTTGCGCTCGTGAGAGCACCCACAGCACAGTGCGCGTTCACGAGTCGGTGTTTGCAACCGCTTCAAACCTTCCTGTCCGGAAGCTCGTCGCCAATTCTGCTAACCGGCCCGTCCGACGTTTGCGCCTACCCCAGGTGCGGGAAAAGAAAGTGCTTCGAAAACCTGCTCCCAGGGGGTGGTTCGTGTTGTCTTCGCAAGCAGGAGAGGCACGCGTGCCGGCCGACGGCTCGGGTATGCCGCTTGCGCACCGGCCGGAGCAGCCTTTTGGAAGGAGGTCAATCATGGGCTCAATTAATCCGCAAGGTGGGGTTCAAGGCGGAGCTAACATCGTCGGCGGAGGCCTGGGCGAAGGACCGGGGCCGGACATCATGGCGGCAGCAACACTTGATGGGAACAAGGTCATGTCCTCTGATGGCGAACACGTGGGAAAATTTCAGACATCATGCTTGACGTGAGGAACGGACGCATCGCCTACGCCGTACTTTCTGAAGGAGGTTTCCTCGGAATGGGGTCCAAGCTGCATGCCATCCCGTGGAGTGCGCTGACTCTCGATACTGACGAGAAGTGCTTCGTCGTCGACATTGCGGCGCAGCGCCTGAAGGACGACCCCGGCTTCGACAAGGACCACTGGCCGATGATGGCGGATGCGAAATGGGGAGAGTCGACGTATAGCTACTACCACCGGCAACCATACTGGTCCGCGACCAGAGATGTGGTGGAAAGTGACCCCGCCGTGCGGCCACGGGTGCTGGATTCTGACCCGGATCTCCCGCCGCGTCAGCACTGAACCACCCGCAGGTAAGCCGGCCCGCCCGGGCGGCTTACCCGTCGATTTCACGAGACGGAGACGCGGCGAGCACCGTACCCTCAAGGGAACGTATATCCCGCCGGGGAAAGCGGCTACGACGCGCACCCTGGAGGGTAACCGCGCTGGCGCGGCGCCTTAAGTGTGGACATCGTCAACTACGATGTCCGGTCGGACTTCCCAATTGTCGCGCACCAGTGGTTTTATATTCTTTATATTCGCGTCGTAAGAATCGGGAGCCACGTCGGGATTCGGACGCAAGAAACCACTTTGTCCGCGAGACGGCCGAGGTAGCGGAAGCGGAATCGACGCGTACAGGGACACCGGCTCGCGCTCGGCCAATGTCAGACCGAAAGGGGCCGCTTGCACTCGACAGCTGGATCTCGGCCTTTCACGCGAGGTCCTGACAACCGGCGTCGATGGATCGCAGCTCCTTGCCGGGACGGACCCTGGGTGCGGACAAGGTAAGTGCGAATTCCTGATCTGTCCGCAAAGGCGTTCCGGATCTGCCGTGCGCGCTTGACCTCCCCGCGTGCGAGAGCGTCAGTTGGCGTGCGTGTACCTGGCCCAGTGCGGGCCCGCGCGACGCAACTTTTCCGCGCGCACCGGGCCGTCCGCCCGATGACGTCCGCCGCTTTTGCAAAGAGTCGTCGTGTGATCTCCCGTCGCCGAGCCGCGAACAGGACAGCCCGGCGGGCATCAGCAGGGTACTACGTTCGATGAGATTGACGCGTCAGTTCAACGGCACACGCGCAGCACCGGCTATAAATGTTACCGGCGACGCCGGAATCCGTGGGGCGCGTCGCTTCCTGATGACACGCAAAACTGCATCAGAAGTCCTTCGAGAAAGCGCCTCAAGCAATTCAGCCGAACCTCTCGCAAAGAAAGGTTCGTGGCTTTTCTCAGTCTATCGACGTCTACTAGGACAGATCTCTGGCGACGAAGTCCAACGGGGGCCGTGGAACGAGGGGCGGATGGGCGCTTGTCGATAGCGAAAGCTGCTTTCGTTCCATCGGGCAAAGCTCTGGATACACCGACTAACACGGCAGTTCCCGGTCATCACCTCGTTCTGTTCTCGCTGTGAGAATCCCGATTTGTACACAAACTTTCACAGGCACCGCGTGCGACCTCGGGGTTCCTTGTGAGCCAGCGACATCAATCGTGCTCGTACAATAGTGAGCCATAACCGGAGCGTCCACGAAGAGACGGCACCGCGACGCGGAAAGGCGGGGCGCGGTGAAAAAATTCAGGCGTCCAGCGGAAAGCCCACGGTTCAGAACTTGAGCGCAAACTCCTGAACGATCGGCGGGGCATTTTCGGACACAAGGGGTAGGAACAGACAGCCGTCGCTGCGGCCTGGTAGCGGCCAGGCACGGCCTTTGCACCATCTCTGTCTCATACCCCTCTGCCGGTATGGGGCGGCAAACCATGCAGAGCCGGCTTCATCGGCAGGCCGGCTACTGGGAGGACCGCATGACTTACAAGCAGGGACCCGAAGTGATTGCCGGTGGCGCGTCGGCCGCTCGGTTCGACATGGTGTGCAGTGCTGTGCAACGGTTGACCGAGGCCAAATGCGCCGCTGTCATTGTGATCGGCGGCGAGTGCGGGTCCGGATATTCGATCGCGGGATCGTTTGACGCGCAGTTGCTGTTACCCGGCATTCTGCGAAAAATGGCCGATGTGCTCGAACGCGAACAGGCGTTACGTCGTCAATGAGCCGAGCGCTGGAACCGTTTCGCAGTACCTATGGGGCAGTCGTGGCCTTGACGAGACGTACCCGAAATTTCATGGTGGGCGCGTCTTTCTTTACTGGGCGATTTATTGGACCGCCCCAGAGGATAGATGTCGTGCTTCGCGCCAAGCGCGATGAAAGGCGGCAAAGCGTTTTTGCGCAAGGCCATCAGGCATCAGGGCCCGTCGCCGAAAACCTCCATAGCACGGATCGTGCAGGACGATCGCAATCTCAAGTCCAGAGCGAGCGCGATCCTCGATTTCAAATGTTTGGGGAACGCCGCAATCATCCTTGCGGGTATTGAGTTGATGCGGGCATTCGTAAAGGAAAATTTGGCCTAAACTGCTTGCGCCTCGAAGATGCCACCCCCCGCCTGGAATGCGGTCATCGTCCGTTCAATGAGGTGGCATCAGCTCGCCGGACTATCTATCTGCACCGGAGCGGTCATTGTCGCCGCCCCGCACCGACACGGTCCGCTCGCAGGAAATATTAGGCGACTATCCCCGTCAACGCAGGGCGGATTCCACACAGGCGTGCATATGCCCTGAATACGTACGCCCGGAATTCTGCAGTTGTCTTCATCAAGGCCCCAGTCACATGTGCAGGCGCATCATGGGCGCATTTTGCTGCCACGATTCTTCACACATCACTGGACCACAATGACCTTTTCTTGCAATTCGCGCAAAATCGACATGCTGGGTCCCGGTGCCGGAAAAAAAGCGGGACATGTCACCCGCGGTGCGCCAGCCCGTCAATTGCCGGAGCGTGCGCGCCGGATCACCGTTTCAACCAGCTCACTCATTTCCACGGAGCCGGGGAACCATTCGCCCCATTGCGCCGGATCGATCTGATCGCTCTCGCGGTACAAAGCAATAACAAACGGCCGCCCGGAACGTTCGCTCGAGGTGCTTAACGATTCGGTCTCAGGAACCGCATCGCGACCCCTC
Protein-coding sequences here:
- a CDS encoding Hsp20/alpha crystallin family protein — encoded protein: MSDLFSGTDLFSEFDRLQRQMDSLFGGFPSSIRSGRFGAFPQVNIGTTDDSIEIVAFAPGLKLADLDLSIDKGLLTISGERKAAQAGSDDQTRGDTRTYAQERFTGSFRRVIELPQNADPDKVQAHYTNGCLSITVGKREASKPRAITVQ
- a CDS encoding PQQ-binding-like beta-propeller repeat protein, giving the protein MDRTEDTVNAGSGYPCFESRLLRVSLILLALACVSCGGGGGTTVGAGTTGGGGAGGAGSAGGGAGGSGGGGSGTGSSSGHAAASTDVLTYHNDMARTGQYLVETSLTPANVNASGFGKIAVLPADGKVDAQPLYVSNLSIGGVAHNVVYVVTEHGSVYAFDADTSAQLWQRSLLGAGETTSDDRHCGQITPEIGITATPVIDRARGANGVLYAVAMSKDAGGGIHQRLHAVDLATGAEVLGGPTEIAATYPGSGVNSSNGVTVFDPQQYAERQALALVNGNVYLGWTSHCDQGTYGGWVMAYDAQTLTQTGALSLTPNGSEGSIWMSGAGMASDGASLYLLDANGTFDPTLNPQGFPANGDYGNAFLRLSISPRLAVADYFETFDTIAQSAQDADLGSGGALVLPDLTDASGTIRHLALGAGKDSKIYVVNRDAMGKFNTSANLIWQEVDGQLPGGVFGMPAFYNNVVYFGAVGDNLKAFPLSAARLATTPSSHSPGTFPYPGATPSISASGATNGIVWAAENGTTGGLHAFDAGDLGRELYDSTRSGARDAFGAGNKFITPMIAHGHVYVGATNGVAVFGLLH
- a CDS encoding YSC84-related protein → MRRRHFILATGAALAAGTFGLAGCTTTSQKSASSSAGNAGKRQSINADVDSTLARLYSTANGSRELVAKARGVLVFPSVIQAGFWIGGQYGEGALRVGDQTAGYYSTAGGSFGLQIGAQSKAIIFLFMTQDALDRFRNSEGWAAGVDATVAVVKVGANGNIDTSTATAPVEAFVLTNAGLMAGVSLEGTKVTRLKI
- a CDS encoding CsbD family protein; this translates as MNRDQVEGVAQKVKGKVNETIGRATGDRNQEVRGEVQQAAGETRKKAGDVREAVRDTTRKPVWGVVAPRFS
- a CDS encoding glycosyltransferase family 4 protein, with translation MRIAQIAPLHEAVPPKLYGGTERVVSYLTEALVGLGHDVTLFASGDSQTGARLEPAWPHSLRLDPGIGDPFAPHLVLLEKVRRVAHTFDVLHFHLSCLPFPTFSHLGVPFLTTLHGRLDLPELQPVFDMFPQAPVVSISNSQRMPLPDANWLDTIYHGLPEDLLTPQVPTQPAYLAFLGRICAEKRVDLAIEIAAGTGLPLKIAAKVDRADEAYFATVIQPLLSRPHVEFIGEINDAQKAGFLSGARALLFPIDWSEPFGLVMIEAMACGTPVIAFNRGSVPEVIAHGVTGYIVDDVPGAVDAVTRLDALSRTEIRAAFLRRFTSMTMAQHYLNIYSALAQAAKPPALRQVGAG
- a CDS encoding PRC-barrel domain-containing protein, whose product is MKYAITVCAVLLLTASATDMPWAPGTAQPITASPADVVQVASGYWASKVIGSPVYNESRDAIGTINDLIVSPKDNVTYAILSVGGFPGLGTHLIAVPFVRLQVAGTEMRLPGATRDSLKALPEFRYASP